The Pieris napi chromosome 4, ilPieNapi1.2, whole genome shotgun sequence DNA segment agattaacgttcttttgttttataacacgtttaaaataacacagagatcacatattatattaataaaataagctaAAGAATTTATAATAGCCATAAATTTGAATTGGTCCGGTTCTAATGATAAAGTTTATAACATAATTAGtgcctaaaataagttattgcTTTCTGTGTGCATGCGAATATTCCTTGTTTATCgaattatttatgataaagCATAGATTTCAATTTATGGCAGTGATTAATTTTTACGACAATTTCAGAATATTTTGCACTTAGTGACTTCATTGGTAATCAtacaaacattattttgtatgataatgcaatttgaatttgtttgaTGGTTTTcctagtggcgctacaatcttttcacgcttgggcctcagatgtctgtatctgtttcatgatcatttgtcaatctcaCTGACGTAACTATAcaatctggggcccgtggcaaatctTCCGTCGTggcaattcttttgatggccctatcagtaaaaatcgtcacgttgtactcagtttaattttaataaacttcgaaattttcagcgtactcaattacacgttgtatatgtcccactaatggccataggcgagtggaatggtctgtagtccccacgctagctcAATGcttattggagacttcacattcttccataatatctcttgggcaggggccctcttaAGTCGGGgtcattttgccagccctgccactattgttacgccacgggttatctaataggcaagtaggtgatccgcCTGTGCCAGACACACgcagtcgactttttgggtctaaggaaataataatactaaacaataaaagttattAGTGTTTTGTGCTAGACACAGTTGATTTCGggttttatgttaatattcaGAAACAAGACTCCCCGCTAAATCTAAATCTCACCTTTAGATGTCATTTTCTcatgttttcctttactttATGAGCATATAAAATGTCATGATGAGGTCAAAGGTAACTTAAgactatttaataatacttctATAGGAATTAATTAGCAAAGTGggtgttcatgggcggcgATGTCGCTTAACATCTAGCGATCCTTCAGTCGCAATCTATTTCTAACTTTATGAGAAAACTTTTAGTTTTACATGTAAGAGCTGGTTCTTGCATAACTATGATTCCATTTGTTCTGTCATCTACAATCTGCACTTACAAATCACTATGATGACGTCATAAACCTGAAACGCGCTTACGAAGCTATTCCGGCCTCTGTGTCTGGTCGAGAATCCTCTCTTTAGGTTGGAGGAACAAGAGGCCATCCTTCCTCCACAGTTCACAAAAAAACAGAGGAATAATTACGAAAGAGTTGTTGattgtaaagaataaataatttcagattTATAACACAAGCGCCAAGGCTGCACAAGATAGCTCCGCTCCCAGCTCTGCCAGAACTACGCACATTGTACGTATGTATGTTTCTTATATgagctttttattataaaaataaacaaatcaatggcgctacaacctttttaggtctgggcctcagattatctgtttcaagatcatttggtaatctaataggtaagcaggtgatcagccttctgtgcctgacgcacgcagttgactttttcggtctaaggcgagccggttttctcacgatgtttttccttcaccgttcgagcgaatgataaatgcgcacataaaaagaaagtccattggtgcacattcGCATCGAACCTACCACCTCAGGGatgtgagtcgcacgctgaagtcactaggccaacactgctcattattacttagctttattttatttagattttattgcTTATGGTTGAAGTTGATGGCAGCCTATTTTTGGGGAATGAATGAGAATCTCGAAGCAGTTAATTGCTTTAACTAtgtctactataataaaaaatatttagtaatattttattaaatgtattattatttaaatcgaTCTATGTGTTTTTGATGATGAAATTTCTATTCCAGCAACGTGCTATCcgcaaagttttaaaattcttGGACGTTCATAAGTTTAGCGGGCCATCCCATAATTGCGCTGCGTATTTCCTTTTCGGCACAGTTCCAAGTGCTGGAAGACTAATTCAATACCTCAGTTTCCTAATGCGaacgctctgatccgtccaactatcgcccaatagctataacctcctggggtatctagagggccatCAGCTGGTAACCTTCACGTTTACCTTACacataggtgggcagaggTAATATTGGCAAGAGTTTGGAAATAGTGAGAGCCTTCGATCGGATGTAGCATAGACCGCTGCTTTCCAAGCTCGTATGCGCTCCCCGAAAAATTATGCAATTACATTTGTTGAGAACTGGATGCCAAAATCTATTTAACCTATTGTGAGGATTGAGTAATTTCAAGATGCAATACATCGAACATATGGATTATAGTTTGGTttggaatatttattatatttataatttacagtATGGTGACGACGTCAGGTCTGGTGGAAGCCCCAAATCTCAGTCATGTGCATGATCACCATCGGCAGGGGACGAACAGTTCCTTGTCTTATTTGCAAGCTATGTAAGTTTAAACTAAACATCAAAACTGTTTTCGAAACAGAAGTATGAATTTGTTAACGGGTTGAAGTTGCGTACATGTGTACATGAGTATCTTTATGCTAGGTTCGTGGTtagtattttcaatatttaataatgtggCGTCAGGTTCAAATAGTGATTGAagccaaaaattaaaatacaatattgggatctcataaaaaattaaaatattttttttttcattctttattatttttatattgtagtaactgacccggcaaacgtcatTTTGCCACGTATGTTATTTCTaggaataatatattgtaaatttgttagatattattattactagcaaCAGGGTTATTATGCCAGCGCACGTAGGACCGCTGTCGTGATACTTCGATCGTATCAAACACACTTTTATAAGAGTTTTAAAACACTCACCCACTAATATACTATAATGTCTCCTGCATGGCCAgtcttaataattatatataatccGCTGTAGCCGAGTCTACAAAATATtgtcattaataaaaactattgttttgttttagtgATCTCGAGGGTAATCACATAAAGCGAATACCTGCTCATGCGCTGCGTGTTCGCGCAGATCAAGTGTAAGTCACTAGGtacatatatgttttatgtttttatttaattatcgaaTAGTAGACTGGCCTACAACCATTTTGGTGCCGGGGATTTTAGACTTGATTTTAAGTATGCTTACATTGtgacatcaaaatttttatagttttttttctatcagcTCTAGTTTtcgagataaataaaaaacaaatttcacaataaatatatatttttatagcatCAATAATTTGTCTTTTGAGCGATTTACTCGAATTAAATTGACTTGGGCAATCTCGCACGATTCCCCAGCAGTAGTCGGTCATATAAGTGTCCCAATAATAACACATAATTATGTGTTACTTCTAcaagaatattgtatattatacattatacagcCTTATCGTGAATTCTAGGCAACTCATATCAGATATCATTCAGGGCAAACTGGaggaaaatacaattttgttgtatggttatttttttttaaagagggAAAACGGTCAGTAGGCCctatctgatgttaagtgatatgaaGTCCGCCGCGATACGTACTATCAATACCTctgaagttttaaattttttgaacatCCCTCCACCAACCCCCACCGAACTTGTCTCTcgttaatacatttttaattactagttgtaaaatttaaataatcgtccagttctttttttaaatatatgggaAACGTTCTGACAggaaaaatagttaaaaatataaaattaatttacaggTCATTAAACTACAACCTAATAGAGGAAGTACCAGCGCACGCGTTCAAGAATGCACAGATATCCAAATTGTATGTTAAtgttacatatacatatatagcaTCGGATTAACTCAGACACGTTTattgatataattattttcaggaGCTTCAGAGGAAATCCGAATTTAAGAAAACTAGATGAGCATGCCTTCGCTGGAAATCTTCTACTACGACAACTGTAAGTCTTTTATTATGAATTGTCTATGACTACTATGTTATATCTTACTTTAATACTATCTCTTACTTGACGCGCTGTTtttctggttttttttttgcttaacaAAATTgctagtatttaaaaaaaaattgtaacatttatgtttatcaatatttttatacattttagataaaagagcttgtaacatataccgtaGATATAGTATTTTGTAGTCTAAGTAATAGAAGTATAGCATTATTTACTAACAGTTCTGCACCTGCATAAGTCCTGTGACTTGTACagtataatatttcttatctTTATTTCCTCAATACTATATTGTTTCTGTACGTGTTCAGTTTAATAACTCTTAGTTACTTTATTTTTCCAGAGATTTAAGCAACACTGCCATAACCTTTCTTCCAACGAAGGGACTTGAGAAACTAGAAACGTTAAAGATCGAAAAGACTCCTTCACTTAAATACATTCCATCTATATATGAATTTCAAGTgagtattgaatttaaaaatatatattggatataatttttgttaacaaaACCAGTGTCGCTAGGCATTTGCCTAATCTCGTATCgatatcatttaatttttactaataggcaagtaggtcacCACAACACACGCAATCCATTTTTGTCTTTAGCTGATCCCTTTGTTGTTCATAATTCGtagcttatttttaaataggttttaatataattttatgacaATTGAAACCTACGATTTTGTAACTCTTTggtacctttttttttttttttttttttttcgtggggAAATGCGTTATGCATACCCTCCCGCGGCACGGTTGACCTTGGTGGGGAAGGGTTactaaaaccccacggcgccaccagcaatcgcccgGGGCAGGACACGGTAACAGCGTAGCCTTGTCCGCATGGTACCTTACTAACTAGCATTGATTATAAACATTTGTCAGAGCCTTGTACGCGCACACCTGACGCACCACTTCCATTGCTGCGCGTTTGCGTTCCCTGAAAGACACAACCCAGCGAGGCACGCATTGTATGAAACTCAGATGGCGAATATGGCAAaggtaacttttatttaatgtaggAATTTTTGCCAGATTAAGCAAAATAGTCTAAGGTATAAGAGGACGCTTCAgaagagttgttcggattGAGTTTCATCGGACGTTAAGGCAGAATACGatattccacccgtatcacctcgacgtccgtcgttcgacaaatgagcgtttttaaggcaattttcgccgcgcaccaccactatgtggaaccagctgccctcTGAAGTATTCCCGAATTAATTCGAATTAGGGTACTTCAACAAAAAAGTGCATCtactcttaaaaggccggcaacgcacttgcgggGCGCGCTCTGGAAATGTCAGTGTCTATTCGCGGTGGTATCACATAACATTAGGTGTCTCCTAACCATTTgccaatttacattttttttaaaactattcaaCCTTTTGATTCAACCAGACCTCATGGTCAGGGGAAAACCGGcaaatatcataataaataattgagtGTCTCTATGCATGgacaaatatactaaaattattctttttttgtttctatcaaagacaatttaagtaattattatagagTGAAACTTCGCTTTCCATTTTATAAGCTCATAATGTTCGTCGAGTGTTCAAAGCTTTTATaagatacaattaaaattattgaaaataacgACAAAGCAATTTTCCAGAAATGTGGTAAGAGCTACAAAAACACTCCATCCAAGACACGAAGATCACTGCCACCAGAATATATGAGACTATCAACGGTACCAATGCTGTTAGTATCTAACCtacaaattaatacataattttacaaGTAGTAATGTGAAAAGTCGAGAGAGtgaactaattttaatttaaaacctttattggaaagtgtaattattaatttattgaatttccAGTATTTccataaatagttttaataatctGCTCAATTGACAAAAAAACgtatacacatttaaacacaaacaaaaaaacacagttaacaattattctatgaaataaaattaattaaagtatcgACTAACTTGTCGCACTTTGTGTTCTTACATTgctaaattgttaataatttatactagAAATTCTGGAGAAACAACATCCACAACCAGCGAAGAGTATGACGGTACGGAAGAAGAATACTTCTCGGATTCCTCCAGTTTTGAAGATGACGGTCCAGGAGACTTCCACGACCCGGTTAACAGAAGTCTTGGTGTTTCTTCATTTGCGGAGTGCGGAAGTTTTAGCCATACGTAAGTCCGTATTAACTAATTAATGcaagacaatataataaagttacaGCAAAAGGCATATAAGAAAAGGGTGTTTTAGGCGACAATTATAATATAGCAATAATCGCACACCTGTAGCCAATATGAGcccttttagtttttaccactcataaattgtaatttaacattctcgtttccgatgaTGTCCAATTACACAAGTATCACTTAGATTAACGAAGTCTTCAAaaagtcaagttagttttttgttaatccagcatcgcaaccccactacccctaatgttatctgttttaaacaattaaagttagttgatacccagcttcaaacataCTGTTTCATTTTGAACATATCCATACATACAACAACCGCCATCGAACTTAACTTcagttaaaactattatattattttatttattatattttttaatatattgtattttgagAGAAATCATTGAATAGTATAGGTCGAGCCTAATTaactaagaaaaatattacacatgAGTGTGTCCAATATATCTACTAGTATCAATTTCTATGTTTGTATTTTGCGTTTTGCACTGAATAATACATCAATTAattagtaatcataatataattgaaCTATTCGATTACAGTCGCAGACAAATAGAATGCACACCACTTCCCGACGCTCTTAACCCTTGCGAAGATGTCATGGGCTGGTCATGGCTGCGAGCCAGCGTTTGGTTTGTAATAACCGCTGCAGTTGTTGGTAACATCGCCGTCCTCATAGTACTACTCACAAACCACACAGAGCTAACAGTCCCAAGATTTCTCATGTGCCATCTGGCGTTCTCGGACCTCTGTACTGGAGTGTACCTGTCTATGCTCGCAGTGGTTGACCTACAATCGTACGGAGAGTTCTTCAACTACGCTTACGACTGGCAATATGGAACAGGATGCAAAATTGCCGGGTTTCTATCAGTCTTTTCTGGGCAGTTATCAGTTTTTACACTAACAATCGTGACTTTAGAACGGTGGTTCGCGATCACATACGCCATTTACTTAGATAGACGGATTACATTATCAGCAGCAGCGAAGATTATGCTTGGCGGGTGGCTGTTCTCGATATTAATGGCTGGATTGCCGCTTGTAGGGGTATCCCATTATTCTTCAACGTCGATATGCTTACCCGTAGAGAGCGAGAACGTTGGCGTGGCTGTGTACCAGGGTTCATTGTTTATGACAAATGCAATTGCGTGGGTCACTATTGTTATATGTTACGTACAGATTTATAGATCCTTAGGGGGAGGGGGAGAGAAATATGGCGGGAGGGGAGCCGCCGCAGCGGCAGAAAGGCGTATTGCTAATAAAATGGCTTTGCTAATTGGAACAGACTTATTGTGTTGGGCGCCAGTTGCATTTTTTGGCGTGACTGCTTTGGCTGGCGTACCTTTAGTAGATGTAAGTCACGGCAAAGTTCTACTAGTGTTTTTCTACCCGCTGAACGCTTGTGCGAACCCGTTCCTTTACGCGATACTGACGAAGCAGTATCGTAGAGATCTCCTAACTCTTATAGCGAGGACAGGAAAATGCAATTGGTTGATACAGAAGTATAAACTAGGAACGCCCCCTCCCACCGCACAAACAAATCCTTCTGCGCCTGCGCCGCTGTTACCGCTAGTAGATTACCAAAGATCACAGTCACAAAACAAAGAGAATGGAGAAGTGatgctttaattttatacttatttgtaaattatgatattattactgtgtaatatttgttttattttagaatattttaatacataatatacctatatgtACACAGCTTTCATTTATAAGTGCTTGCCTAGCCTTGGTATATGagaatttagattttagaggttaaaataactaaatcaaGTTCATTAAGCTTTGCCTAGATATAAACATGAACTAGATATAATCTGTATATTCTTGATAGATACactaaaacaaactaaaagtcatatttttgattaaatacaGTGTTTAttcacaatttataaaaacttgagCAGTATCGTCAAGACAATTGAGTACATCTGTACTTATATATTCCATAACTAATTTATCGCCttctaataaaatttcattttttattaaatcctgGATCTCCACATCCATCTTGACAGGGCTTATACAGTAACCATCTAGCTGTCGAAATATCCTCAACTTAGTTGGACCAACTTTGTTATTATCATTTTGAATATTACAGCTATCACATATACTGTCTATAGCTCGCCCGAGACTCCATGTTGCACTAATGAACACAGGATTTGTGTCTTTTAAGTCAGGATCTAAAACAACTGTGTCAATTTGCCTTAAATTCTCAAAATCGCTGATGACTTTTACAGGTTTAGCTTCCACATTTATAGGTTTTTTAATAGCAAAATAAATTCTGTCTTTAGGAGTTACTGTTTTTGGTCCTTTCGCCTTTTGTTTTAATCTCATAAGGTGTATCTTTGAAGCTGTTTTAACTTTGGCAGAAGACTGAAGGGCTTTTCTAATATTCTCTGTAATCTGAAAACATTAATAGAGAAAtcaagatataaaaataaatagtaaaattatactttattattatatcattattatattattattatattattattatatctattattatatgtatatatataatgttttttccAATATTTTTCTAGATAAGCTACCTTTTCttgtaaatgtttatttgCTTCTTGAAACTGCCTTCTAGGAGCTTCTAGTTGTTCTATTTTAAACGCCATGGTCTCATCATCTATTTCTGGACATgacctaaaataaaaattcaaataaactaacaaaaataagataaataacaaatgaatTAGGTAGATGTACTTTCTTTGCTTTTACTGTTAAATAGTTcctcatacaaatatttttctatgttcAGGTTCGTAACAGGAAACAAACGATTTGGGTATGAAAGGCATAAAAATAAACCTCCCCTACATCTGCTACCCAATTTTAATatggtaaataattacttaaataactACTTACGGATGAAATCTATGCTCTATACAAAAGTGTTTGTTACATTTGGTACACAACATTTCGTGAAGATTCCCTTTTCTACATCCTTTCTCTGAACACCTGAATATTTGGTCATCATTCTTAAGGTTAATTTCTTTTGGTTTTGGCGCTAATTCACAATCGCCCGAATGACAATGCTCATTGAAATGTACTCTGCAAAACACCTTCTTACATTTACATTGAAGTGGCAGGAAATCTGTTTGGTTGCAACTCTCGTACTGGCAGTGTTCCCCAAGATCCGGAAATtccattttctttattttttgcttATCGCTGGCAGTCAAAATGTTTTAACCTATCTTCTAAGAATTTATATAGCTCTTTAAAGCGTAATGAAATACATATTCActggaaaaaaaaaacacttttatgtaaattatctggtaactttttatatattaaatgtacagttagttttaaaaaatctaattatttgtACTACTTGTAAACAAACATGAATTTCAAAAAAGTTACAAGATTCAAATGAAGTTGAAAGTTCAGTGTCAAATCTCAAATGTCAACAGTCAATCCACGTCCACGgatatctaataaaatatagtatatatataggtgTTTAGTCAAGATGctttaacagtagtgtatgtagaaagtcgaaatcTTAATTTGTATATGCAGctatctgttttttttaatgaaaatacattttaattaatgttgagGGAGTACGCAATGGGTTAGCGATAGGTTTAGATTGCCTATAATAAAATCGCAATAATCTGTTTGCAAtcaataatgttttttgtacAATTAATTTGCTGATAGATATAAATTGCAACtacatatatgttttattaacaaatctgttattattaatttaacgtcatattaaataaaattatgtaaagaaattgcttgaaaaaaaaaggttgcCAGCTCTCAGTCAGCAACGTTAAAAGTTGCCAGGTGTAATTTCATTAATGATTTACAGAGAGGTTTTTCtgctttttgtttaattgtaatacaaaattaatgttatatattatctattcaCGACACAGATAGCTGCAGAATCTTAGTCCATAATATACTAgtctaataattatttaagagaCGATCTatagataaacaaatttaagtaCAGAATGTAAATCTACGACTTGTAGTTTGTTAAGAGTTTCGCAGTCTTGCGTTATGgataacgaaataaaaaatgtttcgcTTTAAAGGAAAGCATGTTCGCTTGATAagtatttaattcaatttttctttactgacgagatGACAAACCAACACAGGTGGATTTATTTTACGAGAAACTAAATCATGACAACAAAATTAGAATTTCAAAGCTTCAAGacccaaaaaatattaagctcATATTGcagtaaaatacatttatttataaaagaaaataaatagctTTACAACACATTTCTTATACAACATTAGAAAACagttcaatttatttaaaacactttaaGTGTTTGTATAGCAGTTTCTAGTCTCAACATTTCCCCTTCGGTAGTGGTTAATTTTTCTGAATTTGTCTTTTGAACATCTAATGGTACTTTTGTTTCGTAGTCATCTACAGCCATGGATTGCTTGAGTTTTTTCAATGATTGTTCCAGagcttctttcttcttttcaAGTTTGACAATCTCCTTTTCCGCGTCGACCAGACCCTAGAAAGAATAATTTTAGAATCGTAAATCTTGAGTGGATATACCAATTTCTAATATggctttttcttttataatttccTATACATAAACGAGGTTAGTAAATAGATATTTAAGTTAAACCAAAATTATCTGATCTCTATTATTTTctatcaaattaaatacacCGAGCTGatgattttaaacaaaaaatagcaCATTCCTATTTTTTTGTTCCGTCATAAGGAAAGAGCgaaaatatacattgaaaatcAACGTTGTGAAACTCCAATTCAAATTGTGTTAGGCATAGAAAatcttctttagcggcgttcgTCATGACTGAAGGTCGTGTTGGTGTTGCCCTTTCATTCTAACCTGTCTTAGGCAAGCCTTAGGGCCTATTTAATAATGCTACATAGcatttattatcttaaaattcattcattaatttttatttaaactttatcgACACTCGTACCTAACCATAAAAATTGGTCTTGCTTGTTTCGCGCGTATGCGTGCACGCAACTGTGCACGCCCGCACGCACGTGTGACTTATTATTGGATGCCCATATGCCTaactttttctattattttgtaattgttaaacataaaataaattaattaatttaaaaatggtaaTTATGTGTTCCATTTTAGTATTATAAGACttctaacaaaaacaaaatattttctcatataaaattatcaaagaaaaattacCTTCAAATACAGATGCACCTCAATCTTATCCGATATTGGCAAAATAGAGCATCCCGCTGGAGGCGCTTCATCCACAAACCTACTGTTGGCAAGGCATTGCATCTTCTCGAACACATCTTTAAGAATCTTCAATTCCTCACtgagaattaaataaacatctgTTTTCGTCTTGTTAGGGATGTTGTATTCGGAGCGAGTCGATCTTATAGCGTGAACAATTTTCATTACATTTTCTACATCTGATTCTAGGTTTTTGCTTTGCCACGGCGTGTCTGAAGcctgaaattttatataaattatgtatatttagaaTAGTATAGAAAAATTTGTGCGCCTTGATACATTTAAGTTTTCCGTAATTAGTTTTTGGttgtataaaacataattaacttAATGAATATTTGTATCTGATTTTGGTGTAAAggatagatttattattaatttgttaataatttatatttaaattgagaTATTGTAAACGTATATCTGTTTTATTCTCATAAATTTGGTATCTCTGTATAGTGACAGTTGTTctgttaaacaaatataatgtaattaataaacattccCAAAAAAATTCTTGGggataatttgattttgttccataaaaaaattagtatcTCAACAGAAAATATAGTCTAACCGATTATAAACCCTTTGTCACCATTGATTTGCACAAATCTTATGACATCTAAAAGTTTcacgt contains these protein-coding regions:
- the LOC125049035 gene encoding lutropin-choriogonadotropic hormone receptor isoform X1; its protein translation is MILRQCNLYLELMCLINMLSWSHIFTLCLYFLVQPCQGVSVVLLKSNITRLTARSIHAAGYHLHTVEHLSVMDAPNLEHVAVEDLTKMPNLKSLFITQAPRLHKIAPLPALPELRTFMVTTSGLVEAPNLSHVHDHHRQGTNSSLSYLQAIDLEGNHIKRIPAHALRVRADQVSLNYNLIEEVPAHAFKNAQISKLSFRGNPNLRKLDEHAFAGNLLLRQLDLSNTAITFLPTKGLEKLETLKIEKTPSLKYIPSIYEFQSLVRAHLTHHFHCCAFAFPERHNPARHALYETQMANMAKKCGKSYKNTPSKTRRSLPPEYMRLSTVPMLNSGETTSTTSEEYDGTEEEYFSDSSSFEDDGPGDFHDPVNRSLGVSSFAECGSFSHTRRQIECTPLPDALNPCEDVMGWSWLRASVWFVITAAVVGNIAVLIVLLTNHTELTVPRFLMCHLAFSDLCTGVYLSMLAVVDLQSYGEFFNYAYDWQYGTGCKIAGFLSVFSGQLSVFTLTIVTLERWFAITYAIYLDRRITLSAAAKIMLGGWLFSILMAGLPLVGVSHYSSTSICLPVESENVGVAVYQGSLFMTNAIAWVTIVICYVQIYRSLGGGGEKYGGRGAAAAAERRIANKMALLIGTDLLCWAPVAFFGVTALAGVPLVDVSHGKVLLVFFYPLNACANPFLYAILTKQYRRDLLTLIARTGKCNWLIQKYKLGTPPPTAQTNPSAPAPLLPLVDYQRSQSQNKENGEVML
- the LOC125049035 gene encoding lutropin-choriogonadotropic hormone receptor isoform X2 is translated as MVTTSGLVEAPNLSHVHDHHRQGTNSSLSYLQAIDLEGNHIKRIPAHALRVRADQVSLNYNLIEEVPAHAFKNAQISKLSFRGNPNLRKLDEHAFAGNLLLRQLDLSNTAITFLPTKGLEKLETLKIEKTPSLKYIPSIYEFQSLVRAHLTHHFHCCAFAFPERHNPARHALYETQMANMAKKCGKSYKNTPSKTRRSLPPEYMRLSTVPMLNSGETTSTTSEEYDGTEEEYFSDSSSFEDDGPGDFHDPVNRSLGVSSFAECGSFSHTRRQIECTPLPDALNPCEDVMGWSWLRASVWFVITAAVVGNIAVLIVLLTNHTELTVPRFLMCHLAFSDLCTGVYLSMLAVVDLQSYGEFFNYAYDWQYGTGCKIAGFLSVFSGQLSVFTLTIVTLERWFAITYAIYLDRRITLSAAAKIMLGGWLFSILMAGLPLVGVSHYSSTSICLPVESENVGVAVYQGSLFMTNAIAWVTIVICYVQIYRSLGGGGEKYGGRGAAAAAERRIANKMALLIGTDLLCWAPVAFFGVTALAGVPLVDVSHGKVLLVFFYPLNACANPFLYAILTKQYRRDLLTLIARTGKCNWLIQKYKLGTPPPTAQTNPSAPAPLLPLVDYQRSQSQNKENGEVML
- the LOC125049036 gene encoding AN1-type zinc finger protein 1-like — translated: MEFPDLGEHCQYESCNQTDFLPLQCKCKKVFCRVHFNEHCHSGDCELAPKPKEINLKNDDQIFRCSEKGCRKGNLHEMLCTKCNKHFCIEHRFHPSCPEIDDETMAFKIEQLEAPRRQFQEANKHLQEKITENIRKALQSSAKVKTASKIHLMRLKQKAKGPKTVTPKDRIYFAIKKPINVEAKPVKVISDFENLRQIDTVVLDPDLKDTNPVFISATWSLGRAIDSICDSCNIQNDNNKVGPTKLRIFRQLDGYCISPVKMDVEIQDLIKNEILLEGDKLVMEYISTDVLNCLDDTAQVFINCE